Within Thermus sp. CCB_US3_UF1, the genomic segment CCCCCCCGAGGGGCCCACCCTCTTCTTCGCCCCCCAGGCGGGGGAGCCCCTTCCCGTCCTCCTCACCGCCCCCCACCCCCTCCTGGAGGGCGTGGCCCTCCTGGGGGAGCGCCTTCCCCCTCCCCCTCCTCCCCCCGCCCCCTGGCAGGCCCTGGCGGAGGGGGAGGACGGGCAGGGCCTCCTCTACTTCGCCGAAGGGGGGCTTTACCTGCCGCCCCTGGAGGCCATCCAGGACCGGCCCCTCTTCCCCGTCCTGGCCTACAACTTCCTCCGGCCCTACCGCGAGGCGCGCACCGGCCTCCTGGCCCCGGAGGAGACCCTCCTGCCCACCCCCCAGGCCAGCTTCCTGCCCCGGGAACCAGGGGGCGGGGGCCGGTGGCTGGCCCTCCTGGCCGCCTTGGTCCTCCTCCTGGAAGCCCTCCTCTGGCGGAAGCGGGAGGCGGCATAATGGGCCCATGCGCTTCCGCCCCTTTAGCGAACTGGACCTGGAGGCCCTGAACCGGGTGGCGGGCCACCGGCCCCTAAGCCCCGGGGCCGTGCGCCACTTCGCCCGCACCGGCCACTCCTTCCTGGCCGAGGAGGGGGAGGAACCCTTGGGCTTCGCCCTGGCCCAGGCGGTCTGGCAGGGGGAGGCCACCACCGTGCTGGTGGTGCGGATAGAGGGCATCTCCCAAGCGGTGCTGGAAGGCCTCCTGGCCGCGGTAGTGAAAAGCGCCTACGACGCTGGGGTCTACGAGGTGGCCCTCCACCTGGACCCGGGGCGCCGGGAGCTGGCGGAAGCCCTAAGGGCCCAGGGGTTTGCCGTGGGGCCTTTGGTCCTGGCGGTGCGGGTCCTGGGCAGCCGGGGCCTTAGGGGGGAGGCCCGGGGGGTTTTAGAATAGGGCTTATGAACCGCGTCCTCATCGGCATCCGGGGGGAGCCCACCCCCGAGGGCATGGAACGGATCCTGAAGGCCCTGCGGGGCCTAGAAGGCGTAGAGCAGGCGGAACCCACCGGGCCCGCCCAGGTCCTGGTGGCCTACGATCCCCAGGCCCTCACGGTCATGGACCTCATCCGCACCATTCGGGAAGAGGGCTTCCTGGCAGGCATGCTCTAGGGGGTAGACTGAGGGCCGAGGTGCCCCATGCTGGACTTCTACGCCCTGGAAGACCTCCTCACCCCGGAGGAGAAGGAGGTACAAAAGGCCGCCCGCCGCTTCCTGGAAAAGGAAGCCCTGCCCCACATCCGGGACTGGTGGGAGGAGGGGGTCTTCCCCACCCACCTGATCCCCCGCTTCGCCGAGCTGGGCTTCCTAGGCCCCACCCTGCCCCCGGAGTACGGGGGGGCGGGGGTGAGCAGCGCCGCCTACGGCCTCATCGCCTACGAGCTGGAGCGGGTGGACTCGGGCCTGAGGAGCTTTGTCAGCGTGCAAAGCTCCTTGGTCATGTACCCCATCTACGCCTACGGGAGCGAGGCGCAAAAGCGGGAGTTCCTCCCCAGGCTCGCCCGGGGAGAGCTGGTGGGCTGCTTCGGCCTCACCGAGCCCGATGGGGGGTCTGACCCCCAGGGCAACATGAAGACCCGGGCCCGCCGGGAAGGGGATACCTGGGTGCTCCAGGGCAGCAAGATGTGGATCACCAACGGCAACCTGGCCCATATCGCCATCATCTGGGCCAAGGACGAGGAGGGGCGGGTCCTGGGGTTCATCGTGCCCACGGACACCCCGGGCTTCCAGGCCCGGGAGGTGAAGCACAAGATGAGCCTCCGGGCCTCGGTGACCAGCGAGCTGATCCTGGATGGGGTGCGGGTACCCGAGGCCCTGCGCCTGCCCAAGGCGGAAGGCCTCAAAGCCCCCCTTTCCTGCCTCACCCAGGCCCGCTTCGGCATCGCCTGGGGGGTCTTGGGGGCCTTGGAGGCGGTCTACCGGGAAGCGGTGGAGTTCGCCAAAAGCCGCTCCACCTTTGGCGCGCCCATCGCGCAAAAGCAGCTGGTGCAGGCCAAGCTGGCGGAGATGCTCGCCTGGCACACGGAGGGGCTTCTCCTGGCCTGGCGGCTGGCCCGGCTCAAGGACGAGGGGAGGCTCACCCCGGCCCAGGTCTCCCTGGCCAAGCGGCAGAACGTCAGGAAGGCCCTCGAGGCCGCCCGGCTGGCCCGGGAGATCCTGGGGGGAAGCGGCATCACCCTGGAGTACCACGCCATCCGGCACATGCTCAACCTGGAAACCGTCTACACCTATGAGGGCACCCACGAGGTCCACACCCTGGTCCTAGGCCGGGAGGCCACGGGGCTGAACGCCTTCTGATGGTCATCGCCTTCACCGGCGACCCCTTTTTGGCCCGGGAGGCCCTCCTGGAGGAGGCCCGGCTCCGCGGGCTTTCCCGCTTCACCGAGCCCACCCCGGAGGCCCTGGCCGAGGCCCTCACCCCGGGGCTTTTCGGCGGGGCGGGGGCCATGCTGGACCTGAGGGAGGTGGGGGAAGGGGAGTGGAAGGCCCTGAAGCCCCTCCTGGAAGGGGTGCCGGAAGGGGTGCCCGTCCTCCTCCTGGACCCCAGGCCTACCCCTGCCCGGGCGGCCTTCTACCGGGGAAGGGAGCGGCGGGACTTCCCTACCCCCAGGGGCAAGGACCTCCTGCGCCACCTGGAGGGCCGGGCCAAGCGGCTTGGGCTTAAGCTGCCCGCGGGGGTGGTGCAGTACCTGGCCTCCCTGGAGGGGGACCTCGAGGCCCTGGAGCGGGAGCTGGAGAAGCTGGCCCTCCTCGCCCCTCCCCTCACCCTGGAGAAGGTGGAAAGGGTGGTGGCCCTAAGGCCCCCAGTGACGGGGTTTGACCTGGTGCGGGCCGCGCTGGAGGGGAACGCCCCCGAGGCCCTGCGCCGCCTCCAGCGCCTCAAGGAGGAGGGGGAGGAGCCCCTTAAGCTCCTTGGGGCCTTCGCCTGGCAGGTTGCCCTCCTGGCCCGGGCCTGGATGCTCCTGGGGGAAACCCCCAGGCCCAAGGAGGAGGACCTGGCCCGCCTCGAGGCCCACCCCTACGCCGCCAGGCGGGCCCTGGAGATGGCCCGGGGGCTGGGGAAGGAGGGGCTCCGCCAGGCCCTGGACACCCTGATCGCCGCCGAAAGGCGGGCCAAGGAGGGAAAGGACCCCTGGCTGGCCCTGGAAGGGGCGGTCCTGGCCCTGGCCGGCCTGTCCTTGACCCGCGGGTCAGGGCCTGGGTAGAGTGGGGCCATGCTCCCAACCGCAGGGGTGGAGGGGGTGCTGGCGCGGGCCCTGAAGGGCGGGGCTGACTTCGCCGAGGTCTACGCCGAGCGCTCCCGAAAGCGTCGGATGTCGGTCCGCTCCGGGAGGCTGGAGGAGGCCATCTCCGGCCTGGACTACGGGGTGGGGATCCGGCTTTTCTTCGGCACCGAGGTGGTCTACGCCTACACCAACGACCTCACGGAAGCGGGCCTGCAGGAGGCCCTGGAAACCCTCCTCAGGGCCAAGGGAACCCTGGGAAAGGTGGACGCCCGGGGCCAAGGGGGCCTGGACTTCCGCCGGCGCGCCCCCCAGGGCCTCCACACCCCCAAGGTGCCCCTAGGGGAGAAGGACAAGCGCTTCCGCCTGGAAAGGCTCTTGGAGGCCGAGGCCGGGGCCCGGCTGGCCCCGGAGATCAAGGAGGTGGAGGCGAGCCTCCTGGAGTGGGAGCAGGAGGTCCTCATCGCCAACACCGAGGGCACCTGGGCTGAAGAGAAGCGGGTCCGCACCCGGCTCTACGTGCTGGCCGTGGCCCAGGACGGGGCCGAGGTGCAGACCGGGATGAGCGCCCCGGGGAAGAGCGTGGGCCTGGAGCTCTTCGAGCTCTATCCGCCCAAGGAGGTGGGGGCCAAGGCCGCCCGCCAGGCCCTCACCAACCTGCGGGCCAAGCCTGCCCCGGCGGGCACCATGCCGGTGGTGGTGGGCCCCGGTTTCGGCGGGGTGATCTTCCACGAGGCCCTGGGCCATCTCCTGGAGACCACCAGCGTGGCCAAGAAGGCCAGCGTCCTCGCCGATCGGCTGGGGGAGGCCATCGCCAGCCCCGTGGTCACCTACATCGACGACGGCACCCTGCCCCACGCCTGGGGCTCCAGCGAGGTGGACGACGAGGGCCGGCCCACGGAGCGCACGGTGCTCATTGAAAAAGGGGTCCTCAGGGCCTACATGGTGGACCGCCTGGGCCACCTCCTCACGGGCTACCCCCTGACGGGCTCGGGCCGGAGGCAGGACTACACCTACGCCCCCACCTCCCGCATGCGCAACACCTTCCTGGCCCCTGGGGAGAGCGAGGTGGAGGACCTCTTCTCCGGGATCGAGTTCGGCCTCTACGCCAAGGAGATGGGGGGCGGCCAGGTGAAGCCGGGCTCGGGGGAGTACAACTTCGCCGTGCAGGAGGGCTACATCATCCGCAAGGGGCGTCTAGAGGAGCCCGTACGCGGGGCCATGCTGGTGGGCAAGGGGCCGGAAACCTTGAAGCGGGTGGTGGCCGTGGCCAAGGACTGGGAGAACGCCCCCGGCATGTGCGGCAGCCTCTCGGGGGCGGTGCCGGTGGAGGTGGGCCAGCCCCACATCCTGGTATCCGAGCTGGTGGTGGGAGGGCGGGCATGACCCTGGAGGAAGCCAAAGCCTACCTCTTAAGGCGGGCGCGGGAGATGGGCCTTTCGGCGGAGGTCCTCTTCCAGGAGGAACGGGAGCTTTCCCTGAGGGCCCAGCAAGGGGTCCTGGAGGAGATCAAGGAGGCCCGGCAGGGGGGCCTGGGCCTGCGGGTGGTGGCCGAGGGCCGGGTGGGCTACGCCTACACCGAGGAGCTCTCCCAGGAAGCCCTGGAGTGGGCCCTGGCCGAGGCCCGGGAAAACGCCCTCCTTTCCGGGAAGGAGGGCTTCCTCCCCGAGGGGAAGCCCTTGGGGCACCACGACCTCCTGGGCGAGGGGCTTTCCGCTCCCCTCGAGGCCAAGAAGGAAGCGGCCCTGGAACTGGAAAGGGCCCTCCGCAGCGATCCCCGCACCCAAAGCGTGATGATGGCCGGCTACCTGGAACGGGAGGCCCGGGTGGCCCTGGCCAGCACCCAGGGGGCCGAGGGGGGCTTCCGCACCGGCCTGGCCGCCCTGGGGGGAAGCTTCGTCCTGAAGGAGGGGGAAAGCCTTAAGCAGGGCTGGGACTTCAGGCCGGCCAAGGAGTTCCACGCCTTAGACCCCGGGCGCACCGCCTTGGAGCTGCGGGAGAAGACCGCGAGGCTCCTCGGGGCTAGGCCCCTGAGGACGGGACGGTACCGGGCCTACCTGGAGCCTAGGGCCATGGCGGGCCTCCTCCGGGTCTTCGCCGAGGCCCTTTCCGGCAAAAACGCCCTGGAGGGGAAAAGCCGCCTCCTGGGGCGGCTTGGGGAGCAGGTGGCCTCGGCGTGGGTAACCCTGGTGGACGACCCCACCCTGGAGAAGGGCCTGGCCTCCCGCCCCTTTGACGCCGAGGGCACCCCGGCCCGGCCCGTGACCCTCATTGAGCGGGGGGTCTTCCGGAGCTTCCTCCACAACAGCGAAACCGCCCGGGCCCTGGGGCAGGCCAACACCGGCCACGCCTTCCGCCGCTACCGCTCCACCCTGGACGTGGCCCCCAGCAACCTCTACCTCCTGCCCGTGGGCAACCTAAAGCTGGAAAGGGGCGTCCTCATCGCCGAGTTCATGGGCCTCCACGCCGGGGCCAACCCCGTGAGCCTGGACTTCTCCCTCCAGGCCCTGGGGCTTTGGGTGGAGGAGGGGGAGGTGCGCCATGCGGTGGAGAACTTCGCCGTAAGCGGCAACCTCCTGGAGTTATTCCAGGCCATTGAGGCCCTGGGGGAGGATCTGGACTGGGAGCTCATGGGTTCCGCCTATGGGAGCCCCACCGTGGCGGTGGCCGAGCTCTCCTTTGCCGGGGCATGAGGGTCCTCGTCACCCGCACCCTTCCGGGAAATGCCCTAGATAGGCTTCGGGAAAGGGGCCTCGAGGTGGAGGTCCACCAAGGCCTTTTCCTCCCCCGGGAGGAGCTTTTGCGCAAGGTCCAGGGGGTGGTGGGCCTCATCCCCACGGTGGAGGACCGCGTGGACGCCGAGGTCATGGACCGGGCGGGGCCGGGCCTCCGGGTGATCGCCTGCTACAGCGTGGGGGTGGACCACGTGGACCTGGAGGCGGCCAAGGCCCGGGGCATCCGGGTCACCCACACCCCCGGGGTCCTCACCGAGGCCACGGCCGACCTCACCCTGGCCCTCCTCCTGGCCGTGGCCCGCCGGCTGGTGGAAGGGGTGGAGCACGCCCGGGAGGGGCGCTGGCAGGCCTGGCACCCCGAGCTCCTCCTGGGGCTGGACCTGGGGGGGCTGACCTTGGGGATCGTGGGCATGGGCCGGATCGGCCAGGCCGTGGCCCAGAGGGCCCAGGCCTTCGGGATGCGGGTGGTCTACCACAGCCGCACCCCCAAGCCCCTCCCCTACCCCCACCTGGCCCTCGAGGCCCTCCTGGCCCAGGCGGATGTGGTGAGCCTCCACGCCCCTCTCACCCCGGAAACCCATAGGCTCATGAACCGGGAGCGCCTCTTCGCCATGAAGCCGGGGAGCATCCTCCTCAACACCGCCCGAGGGGGGCTGGTGGACACCGAGGCCCTGGTGGAGGCCCTCGAGGGCCACCTCTTTGGGGCCGGCTTGGACGTAACCGACCCCGAGCCCCTTCCCCCAGGCCACCCCCTCTACGCCCTGAAGAACGCGGTGATCACCCCCCACCTGGGCTCGGCGGGCAGGCGGACCCGGGAGCGCATGGCCGCCATGGCGGTGGACAACCTGCTGGCCGTCCTGGAAGGCCAAGAGCCGCCCAACCCGGTAGTATAGGCCCCATGAGCCTCCTCATCGGCTTCCTCGGCGGGGCCTTCGGCGGGCTGGTGGGCCTGGGCGGGGGCACGGTGATGATCCCCCTCATGGTGGGGGTGCTCCGGCTTTCCCAGCACAAGGCCCACGGCACCAGCCTGGTGGCGGTCTTCTTCACCGGCCTGGTGGGGGCCCTCACCTATGGCCTGCAGGGTTCCTTGGACGCCAAGGCCGCCTTCTTCCTGGCCCTCACCGCCGTCCTCACCGCCCGCCTGGGGGCCCGCTACGCCCACTCCCTCCCCGAAAGGAGCCTGAAGCGGGCCTTCGGCTGGTTTCTGGTGGGGGTGAGCCTCCTCCTCCTCCTTCGGCCCTACCTGGCCCCCCTGGGCCTGGTGCGGGGCGAGGTCCTGAAAGACCTCACCCTCCTCCTGGCTGGGGGCTTCACCGGCTTCCTCTCGGGAATGATGGGGGTGGGTGGGGGAACGGTCATGGTGCCGGCCATGGTCCTGCTCCTGGGCATCCCCCAGCACACGGCTCAGGGGACGAGCCTTCTCGCCATGGTGCCCGCCAGCCTCATGGGGGCTTACACCCACCTGCGCCTGGGCAACGTGGACACCGCCTTGGCCCCCGGCCTGGTCCCCGGGGTCTTGGTGGGCACCTTCTTGGGAGGGGAGGTGGCCCATTTCCTCCCCGAGGGGGCCTTGAGGGTGGTCTTCGCCGCGGTCCTCCTCTGGACGGGGTGGCGGTACCTGCGCCCCACAGCCGGGAAAAAGTGACTTGGATCCGGCCTGCCCAGACCCAAGCCCCTTCATAATGGGAAAAGAAAGGAGGTGGGCAGCCATGACCCGTTGGCAGGACTGGGTGAACCTTGTCCTGGGGGTATGGCTCATCCTCTCCCCGTGGCTCCTGGGCTTCAGCGGCACCGCGGCAGCCATGTGGAACGCGGTGATCCTAGGGGTGGCCGTGGGGCTCATGGCCCTCCTGCACCTCCGGGGCGGTCCCATGTGGGAGGAGTGGCTCAATGTCCTCCTGGGGGTGTGGCTCATCCTGTCCCCATGGCTCCTGGGGTTCAGCGGGCTGACGAACGCCACGTGGAACGCCATCCTCGTGGGCATCCTGGTGGGTGCCCTAGCCCTTAGCGTGGCCCGGGAGAGGCCCAAGGCCACCTGAAGCGACCCCCTTACCCGCCCAGGGCTTTCCTGGGCGGGGGTTCCCCCTTGCCTAACCTGGGCTTAGGGTGTAAGGTGGGGGTGGCCTTTAAACCGGTCCCGCGAGGCCGGAAAGGGGGAAACGTGAAGCGAGAACACGGAAGCCAAAGGCAAAAGGGTGCGGGGGTTCTGGCCCCCGCCTTTCTTTTGGAGGTGGGGCGTGCGCTTTAAGGCGGAGCTCTTGAACGCCGAGGAGATGCGCCGGGCCCTCTACCGCATCGCCCACGAGGTGGTGGAGGCCAACAAGGGCACGGAGGGGCTGGTCCTGGTGGGGATCCATACCCGGGGCATCCCCCTGGCGGGGCGCATCGCCCGCTACATCCGGGAGTTTGAGGGGCGGGAGGTGCCGGTGGGGATCCTGGACATCACCCTCTACCGGGACGACCTTTCCGAGATCGGCCTGAGGCCCCAGGTACGGGAAACCCGCATCCCCTTGGACCTCACAGGGAAGGCCGTGGTCCTGGTGGACGATGTCCTCTACACGGGGCGCACCGCCCGGGCCGCCCTGGATGCCCTCATGGACCTGGGCCGCCCCAAGCGCATCTACCTGGCGGTGCTCGTGGACCGGGGGCACCGGGAGCTTCCCATCCGGGCGGACTTCGTGGGCAAGAACGTGCCCACCGCCAGAAACGAGGTGGTGAAGGTCAAGGTGCAGGAGGTGGACGGGGAGGACCGGGTGGAGCTTTGGGAAAGGGAGGGGGCATGAGGCACCTCTTGGACTTCGGGGGATGGACGCGGCAGGAGGTGGAAAGCCTCCTGGACACGGCCAAGGTGATGGCCGAGGTGCTCCAGCGCCCGGTGAAGAAGGTGCCCGCCCTCCAGGGCTTCACCGTAGCCACGGTCTTCTTTGAGCCCTCCACCCGCACCCGCCTCTCCTTTGAGCTGGCGGCCCGGCGGATGTCCGCGGACGTGGTCTCCTTCACCGCCCAGACCAGCAGCCTGCAAAAGGGGGAAAGCTACAAGGATACCCTGCTGACCCTCGAGGCCATGGGGGTGGACGCCTACGTGATCCGGGCCGACGCCGCCGGGGTGCCCCACCAGGCCACCCGCTGGGTGAAGGGGGTGGTGGTGAACGGGGGGGATGGGCGCCGGGCCCACCCCACCCAGGCCCTCCTGGACGCCTACACCTTGCTGGAGGCCCTGGGGAGCTTGGAGGGCAAAAAGATCGCCATCGTGGGGGATATCCTCCACTCCCGGGTGGCCCGCTCCAACGCCGAACTCCTCCCCCTCCTGGGGGCGGAGGTCTGGTGCGCCGGCCCCCCCAGCCTCCTGCCCCAGGCCCTGCCCGGGGCGCGGCTTACCCCCAGCCTGGAAGAGGCCCTGGCCGAGGCGGACGCCGTGATGGTGCTCAGGCTGCAAAGGGAGCGGATGGAAGCCGGCCTGGTGAACCTCCAGGACTACATCGCCCACTACCAGGTCACCGAGGCCCGCCTGCGCCGGGCCAAGCCCCAAGCCCCCCTCCTCCACCCGGGCCCCATGAACCGGGACGTGGAGCTGGAGGGCACCCTGGCGGACTCGGAAAGGAGCCTGGTGGCGCGGCAGGTACAAAACGGCGTGGCCGTGCGCATGGCCGTGCTCTATCACCTCTTGGTGGGAAAGGAGCGGGCATGATCCTCATCAAGAACGTTCGCCTGGTGGACGCCCTAGGGGAACGGGGGCCTGCGGATGTCCTCATCGGGGAAGGCCGGATCCTCTCCTTGGAAGGGGGGGATGCCCCGCAGGTGGTGGAGGGCCGGGGGCTCTTCCTGGCCCCGGGGTTTTTGGACCTCCACGCCCACCTGCGGGAGCCGGGGGAGGAGGTGAAGGAGGACCTGGCCACGGGGCTTCAGGCCGCGGTCCGGGGCGGGTACACCGACCTCGTTTCCATGCCCAACACCAAGCCCCCCGTGGACACCCCGGAGGCGGTAGGGGCCCTTAAGGAGAAAGCGGCCCGCCTGGGCCTGGCCCGGCTCCACCCCGCAGCCGCCCTGACCCAGGGCCAGGAAGGCCTCCGCCTCACCGAGGCCGGCCTGCTAAAGGCCGCGGGGGCGGCCCTCCTCACCGACGATGGCCGGACCAACGAGGACGCGGGGGTACTGGCCCTAGGGCTCATCCAGGCCGCCCCCTTGGGCCTGCCCGTGGCGGTGCACGCCGAGGACGCCTCCTTGCGCCGGGGCGGGGTGATGAACGACGGGAGGTTGGCCGACCTCCTGGGCCTGCCGGGGAACCCCCCGGAGGCCGAGGCCGCCCGCATTGCCCGGGACCTCGAGGTCCTCCGCTACGCCCTGCGCCGCTCCCCGGTACCCCCCCGCCTCCACGTCCAGCACCTCTCCACCCGGCGGGGGCTGGAGCTCTTGCGGGAGGCCAAGCGGGCCGGGCTTCCCGTGACCGCCGAGGCCACCCCCCACCACCTCACCCTCACGGAAGAGGGCCTCCGTGGGTTCGATCCCCTTTTCAAGGTGGCCCCGCCCCTGCGCACCCAAGAAGACCGGGAAGCCCTCCTGGAGGGGCTTCTGGACGGTACCCTGGACGCCATCGCCACCGACCACGCCCCCCACACCCTGGCGGAAAAGGAGCAGGACCTTCTCCGGGCCCCCTTCGGCATCCCCAGCCTCGAGGTGGCCTTCCCCCTCCTCTACACCGAGCTCCACCAGAAGCGCGGCCTTCCCCTACCCCGGCTGGTGGCCCTCTTCACCGACGGGCCCCGGAAGGTCCTGGGCCTTCCCCCCCTGCACCTGGTGGAAGGGGCTGAGGCCAGCCTGGTCCTCCTCTCCCCCCAGGAAAGGCCCGTGGACCCCTCCCGCTTCGCCTCCAAGGCCCGCTTCTCCCCCTGGGCGGGGGCCCTCCTCGGGGGCTGGCCGGTGCTCACCCTGGTGGCGGGCCGGGTGGTGCACCAAGCCCTCGAGCCTTAAAATGAAAGGGTGCTGAAGAAGCTTTTGGAGGCAGACCAGCTGGGGCTGCGCCTGGAGTGGGTGGGCGGCCTCCCCTTGTGGGAGGCCCAGCCCACCTACCGCCACCAGAAGGCCGTGGACCGCATCCGGGCCAGCATCCGCCCCCAGGAAGGGTCGGGGTGCCCCTGCATCCACGTGGCCGATGTGTACATCCGCTTCCCCGATGGCTCCTACAAGCGGCCAGACATCGCCCTCTTCTGCCAGGAACCCCAGGAGCTGGACGAGGCCATCACCCTCCTGCCCGAGGCCGTGGTGGAGGTGGTAAGCCAGGGGTACGAGGCCAAGGACCTGGAGATCTCCCCCCGGTTTTACCTGACCCAGGGGGTGAAGGACGTGGTGGTCTTTGACCCCCATACCCTCCTGGTCCTCCACCTGCGCCAAGACCGGGCCTGGCGGGGGGTTTCCCCCGCGGAGCTCTCCCTCCTTTGCGGCTGCACCCTCACGGTCTAGGACCAGAGTTCCTCCAGACGCCCCACGCCCTCCGCCCGCAGAAGGCCGAGGAGGTCCAAAAGCACCCGGCGGGGAAAGAGGGGGCCCCCGTAGACGAAGCCCGTGTACACCTGGACCAGCCGGGCCCCCCGGCGAAGCCGCTCCCAGATGTCCCTGGCCCCCTCTATCCCCCCCACGCTCACCAGGGTCAGGCCGGGAACCTGGGCCAGGTGGCCGAGCACCTCCAAGGCCCTGGCCTTGAGGGGCCTTCCCGAAAGCCCCCCGGCCTCCTTGGCCCAGGGGCTTCGGAGGCCCTCGCGGCTTAGGGTGGTGTTCACCGCCACCAGGCCCTCCAGGCGGTGCTTCAAGGCCAAGGCCACCACCTGGTCCAGGGCCGGGGCCGGGAGGTCCGGGGCCACCTTGAGGAGGAGGGGCTTGGCCGTGGCGGGGCGCAGGCGAAAGAGGAGCTCATCCAAAAAGGGGGCTTCCTGCAGGGTCCTAAGCCCCGGGGTGTTGGGGGAACTGACGTTCAGGACCAAGTAGTCGCCATAGGGCTCCAAAAGGCGCAAGGCCAAGAGGTAGTCCTCCGCTGCCCTTTCCAAGGGGGTGTCCCGCCCCTTGCCCAGGTTCACACCCACGGGGAAGGGAAGGCCCCGCTCCCGGAAGCGCCTTAGGCGCTCCGCCGCCCGGGAAGCCCCCTCGTTGTTGAAGCCCATGCGGTTGATGAGGGCCCGGTCCTCCAGGAGGCGGAAGAGCCGGGGCCTGGGGTTTCCCCCCTGGGGATTGGGGGTGAGGGTACCCACCTCGGCGAAGCCAAAGCCCAGGGCCCACCAGGCGGCCAGGGCCTTGGCGTCCTTGTCCATCCCCGCCGCCAGGCCCAAGGGGTTGGGAAAGGTGAGGCCTAGGGCCCTTACCCGAAGCCTAGGGTCCTCCACGCGGAGAAGCCGGGCCGGGACCTCCAGGAGGGGTCCCCGGCCCGACCACCAGGCCAGAGCCTTGAGGACAAGCTCGTGGGCATACTCGGGATCCAGGGCAAAGAAAAGGCGGTGCATCCTTCCCATGCTATCCCCAGATGGGGTAGCATGCCCCCATGCGCCGCTTCGGGATGCTGGCCCTAGGGGTAACCCTCCTCGCCGCCTGCTCCTTCAACCTCACCGTTCCCTTGCCCGAGCAAAGGGTCCAGGTACCCTTGGCCGACAGCCAGGGTCGGGTGGTCTACCCCGCCCAAACCCTCTCCTTTCCCCCGCCAGGGGGGGTGGTGCGGAGGGCGGAGGTGCGGGGCACCCTCGAGGCTGACCAAGCCCTCAACGCCACCCTCGCCCTTTACGTCCGCCTCCAAGACCCAGGGGAGGACC encodes:
- a CDS encoding acyl-CoA dehydrogenase family protein; its protein translation is MLDFYALEDLLTPEEKEVQKAARRFLEKEALPHIRDWWEEGVFPTHLIPRFAELGFLGPTLPPEYGGAGVSSAAYGLIAYELERVDSGLRSFVSVQSSLVMYPIYAYGSEAQKREFLPRLARGELVGCFGLTEPDGGSDPQGNMKTRARREGDTWVLQGSKMWITNGNLAHIAIIWAKDEEGRVLGFIVPTDTPGFQAREVKHKMSLRASVTSELILDGVRVPEALRLPKAEGLKAPLSCLTQARFGIAWGVLGALEAVYREAVEFAKSRSTFGAPIAQKQLVQAKLAEMLAWHTEGLLLAWRLARLKDEGRLTPAQVSLAKRQNVRKALEAARLAREILGGSGITLEYHAIRHMLNLETVYTYEGTHEVHTLVLGREATGLNAF
- the pyrR gene encoding bifunctional pyr operon transcriptional regulator/uracil phosphoribosyltransferase PyrR, giving the protein MRFKAELLNAEEMRRALYRIAHEVVEANKGTEGLVLVGIHTRGIPLAGRIARYIREFEGREVPVGILDITLYRDDLSEIGLRPQVRETRIPLDLTGKAVVLVDDVLYTGRTARAALDALMDLGRPKRIYLAVLVDRGHRELPIRADFVGKNVPTARNEVVKVKVQEVDGEDRVELWEREGA
- a CDS encoding TldD/PmbA family protein yields the protein MTLEEAKAYLLRRAREMGLSAEVLFQEERELSLRAQQGVLEEIKEARQGGLGLRVVAEGRVGYAYTEELSQEALEWALAEARENALLSGKEGFLPEGKPLGHHDLLGEGLSAPLEAKKEAALELERALRSDPRTQSVMMAGYLEREARVALASTQGAEGGFRTGLAALGGSFVLKEGESLKQGWDFRPAKEFHALDPGRTALELREKTARLLGARPLRTGRYRAYLEPRAMAGLLRVFAEALSGKNALEGKSRLLGRLGEQVASAWVTLVDDPTLEKGLASRPFDAEGTPARPVTLIERGVFRSFLHNSETARALGQANTGHAFRRYRSTLDVAPSNLYLLPVGNLKLERGVLIAEFMGLHAGANPVSLDFSLQALGLWVEEGEVRHAVENFAVSGNLLELFQAIEALGEDLDWELMGSAYGSPTVAVAELSFAGA
- a CDS encoding TldD/PmbA family protein → MLPTAGVEGVLARALKGGADFAEVYAERSRKRRMSVRSGRLEEAISGLDYGVGIRLFFGTEVVYAYTNDLTEAGLQEALETLLRAKGTLGKVDARGQGGLDFRRRAPQGLHTPKVPLGEKDKRFRLERLLEAEAGARLAPEIKEVEASLLEWEQEVLIANTEGTWAEEKRVRTRLYVLAVAQDGAEVQTGMSAPGKSVGLELFELYPPKEVGAKAARQALTNLRAKPAPAGTMPVVVGPGFGGVIFHEALGHLLETTSVAKKASVLADRLGEAIASPVVTYIDDGTLPHAWGSSEVDDEGRPTERTVLIEKGVLRAYMVDRLGHLLTGYPLTGSGRRQDYTYAPTSRMRNTFLAPGESEVEDLFSGIEFGLYAKEMGGGQVKPGSGEYNFAVQEGYIIRKGRLEEPVRGAMLVGKGPETLKRVVAVAKDWENAPGMCGSLSGAVPVEVGQPHILVSELVVGGRA
- the holA gene encoding DNA polymerase III subunit delta, giving the protein MVIAFTGDPFLAREALLEEARLRGLSRFTEPTPEALAEALTPGLFGGAGAMLDLREVGEGEWKALKPLLEGVPEGVPVLLLDPRPTPARAAFYRGRERRDFPTPRGKDLLRHLEGRAKRLGLKLPAGVVQYLASLEGDLEALERELEKLALLAPPLTLEKVERVVALRPPVTGFDLVRAALEGNAPEALRRLQRLKEEGEEPLKLLGAFAWQVALLARAWMLLGETPRPKEEDLARLEAHPYAARRALEMARGLGKEGLRQALDTLIAAERRAKEGKDPWLALEGAVLALAGLSLTRGSGPG
- a CDS encoding SPW repeat protein, which translates into the protein MTRWQDWVNLVLGVWLILSPWLLGFSGTAAAMWNAVILGVAVGLMALLHLRGGPMWEEWLNVLLGVWLILSPWLLGFSGLTNATWNAILVGILVGALALSVARERPKAT
- a CDS encoding sulfite exporter TauE/SafE family protein, with the protein product MSLLIGFLGGAFGGLVGLGGGTVMIPLMVGVLRLSQHKAHGTSLVAVFFTGLVGALTYGLQGSLDAKAAFFLALTAVLTARLGARYAHSLPERSLKRAFGWFLVGVSLLLLLRPYLAPLGLVRGEVLKDLTLLLAGGFTGFLSGMMGVGGGTVMVPAMVLLLGIPQHTAQGTSLLAMVPASLMGAYTHLRLGNVDTALAPGLVPGVLVGTFLGGEVAHFLPEGALRVVFAAVLLWTGWRYLRPTAGKK
- a CDS encoding D-glycerate dehydrogenase; its protein translation is MRVLVTRTLPGNALDRLRERGLEVEVHQGLFLPREELLRKVQGVVGLIPTVEDRVDAEVMDRAGPGLRVIACYSVGVDHVDLEAAKARGIRVTHTPGVLTEATADLTLALLLAVARRLVEGVEHAREGRWQAWHPELLLGLDLGGLTLGIVGMGRIGQAVAQRAQAFGMRVVYHSRTPKPLPYPHLALEALLAQADVVSLHAPLTPETHRLMNRERLFAMKPGSILLNTARGGLVDTEALVEALEGHLFGAGLDVTDPEPLPPGHPLYALKNAVITPHLGSAGRRTRERMAAMAVDNLLAVLEGQEPPNPVV
- a CDS encoding DUF1999 family protein; this encodes MRFRPFSELDLEALNRVAGHRPLSPGAVRHFARTGHSFLAEEGEEPLGFALAQAVWQGEATTVLVVRIEGISQAVLEGLLAAVVKSAYDAGVYEVALHLDPGRRELAEALRAQGFAVGPLVLAVRVLGSRGLRGEARGVLE